Proteins from one Brevibacillus humidisoli genomic window:
- the yycF gene encoding response regulator YycF — protein sequence MAKLLVVDDEKPIADILKFTLEKEGYQVVCAYDGEEALLLVDHEKPDLILLDVMLPRRDGMDVCRTVRQTHDMPIIMLTAKDSELDKVVGLELGADDYVTKPFSARELVARIKAQLRRQQPKANETDTRFLRIHELEIDLTSYTVVKADETLDLTHREFELLVYMVRHQGQVLTREGLLQAVWGFDYFGDVRTVDVTIRRLREKVEDDPSQPKYIITRRGLGYVFRNPAAGGQP from the coding sequence ATGGCCAAACTCCTGGTCGTAGATGATGAAAAACCGATTGCAGATATCCTGAAGTTTACGCTGGAAAAGGAAGGCTACCAAGTGGTTTGCGCCTACGACGGAGAGGAAGCACTCCTGCTGGTGGACCACGAGAAGCCGGATCTGATTCTGTTAGATGTGATGCTGCCGAGACGTGATGGCATGGATGTGTGCCGTACCGTTCGGCAGACCCATGATATGCCGATCATTATGCTGACGGCCAAAGATTCTGAGCTGGATAAAGTTGTCGGCCTGGAACTAGGGGCCGATGATTATGTTACAAAGCCGTTTAGTGCTCGTGAACTGGTGGCCCGCATCAAGGCCCAACTGCGTCGACAGCAGCCAAAGGCAAACGAGACGGATACTCGTTTTCTCCGCATCCACGAATTGGAGATTGACCTTACCTCCTATACGGTCGTGAAAGCGGATGAAACACTCGATTTAACCCATCGTGAGTTTGAACTGCTGGTCTACATGGTGCGCCACCAGGGACAGGTACTGACCCGTGAAGGACTGCTGCAGGCCGTCTGGGGGTTTGACTATTTTGGCGACGTGCGGACGGTTGACGTAACCATACGCCGACTGCGGGAAAAAGTAGAAGACGACCCGAGCCAGCCCAAGTATATTATCACACGCCGCGGATTGGGGTACGTCTTTCGCAATCCTGCAGCGGGAGGGCAACCGTAA
- a CDS encoding LysM peptidoglycan-binding domain-containing M23 family metallopeptidase: protein MDFAKWKAWLQRRVSPFFRHIGHQVKNIVIQIRTYIQAHKKQTATVAIAATVGMSGAAYADYYYESNIISIYHVYVNGKEIGVVNSPEVIEKWTEDKLREESSKHHGLTLKMSDYITYKEERIYKGEYDNEAALTALSQIADIKVEAVKIVVDGKLVGYAASPEDAKTVFNHLKEKYVKPPAAEEKKQTVQAASIEATPASAGVTGADASIKEVRFKEQVTTETDSVPAAQILSVDKLEELLSKGTFKDVIHTVQEGDCITCIAEKYGITSKDIYANNPGITEDTVLQLGQKINVTAIKPLVTVQVVEELEREEVIDYTVQTRNNDQMPQGDTKVIQEGQEGKKRVRYQVIKENGQEVAREVLEQEILSEPVPKIVERGTKVIPSRGTGRFSWPAKGYISSGFGMRWGRMHQGIDIAGSGSIRAADNGRVVSAGWNGGYGNAVIIDHGNGYQTLYGHMRSISVKVGQVVSKGKVIGVMGSTGNSTGVHLHFEVRKNGSAQNPLRYLGR, encoded by the coding sequence ATGGATTTTGCCAAGTGGAAGGCCTGGCTGCAGCGGCGAGTAAGCCCTTTTTTTCGCCATATAGGGCACCAGGTGAAGAACATTGTCATTCAAATACGTACATACATACAAGCACACAAGAAACAGACGGCTACCGTTGCAATTGCTGCCACAGTAGGGATGTCAGGTGCAGCATACGCTGATTATTACTACGAGTCCAATATCATCTCCATCTACCATGTTTACGTAAATGGGAAAGAAATCGGTGTAGTCAACAGCCCTGAGGTCATCGAGAAGTGGACGGAGGACAAGCTGCGAGAGGAATCAAGCAAGCATCACGGCCTCACGCTAAAGATGTCGGATTATATCACCTATAAAGAAGAGCGCATCTATAAAGGCGAGTATGACAACGAAGCGGCCCTGACAGCCTTGTCGCAGATCGCCGACATCAAGGTGGAAGCGGTCAAGATCGTTGTTGACGGCAAACTGGTTGGGTACGCTGCCAGCCCTGAAGACGCGAAAACGGTGTTTAACCATCTAAAGGAAAAGTATGTGAAACCACCTGCTGCAGAAGAGAAAAAGCAGACTGTGCAAGCAGCCTCCATTGAGGCAACGCCCGCTTCAGCAGGGGTGACAGGAGCGGACGCTTCGATCAAGGAAGTCCGTTTCAAAGAGCAGGTAACCACTGAGACAGATTCGGTTCCCGCCGCACAAATCTTGTCAGTGGACAAGCTGGAAGAACTGCTCTCCAAAGGAACGTTTAAGGATGTTATACATACGGTACAAGAAGGCGACTGCATCACCTGCATCGCCGAGAAGTACGGCATCACCTCCAAAGACATATACGCAAACAACCCGGGTATCACCGAGGATACCGTTCTCCAGTTGGGACAAAAGATCAATGTGACAGCGATCAAGCCGCTGGTTACCGTACAAGTTGTCGAAGAGCTGGAGCGCGAAGAAGTGATTGACTATACGGTGCAGACGCGCAATAATGACCAAATGCCCCAGGGTGACACGAAAGTGATCCAGGAAGGGCAGGAAGGCAAGAAGCGGGTACGCTACCAAGTGATCAAGGAAAACGGGCAGGAAGTGGCACGTGAGGTGCTAGAGCAGGAAATTCTATCCGAACCGGTTCCCAAAATCGTGGAACGCGGCACCAAGGTTATTCCTTCACGTGGGACAGGCCGTTTCTCGTGGCCGGCCAAAGGCTACATCAGCAGCGGTTTTGGAATGCGCTGGGGGCGCATGCATCAAGGGATTGACATCGCCGGATCCGGTTCGATTCGGGCTGCGGACAACGGTCGTGTCGTCAGCGCCGGATGGAACGGCGGCTACGGCAATGCCGTCATCATTGACCATGGCAACGGCTATCAGACGTTGTACGGCCATATGAGATCGATCAGCGTCAAAGTGGGCCAGGTCGTGTCCAAAGGAAAAGTGATCGGTGTCATGGGTTCGACAGGAAACTCCACAGGTGTTCACCTCCATTTTGAGGTACGCAAGAACGGCAGCGCGCAAAATCCGCTGCGCTACCTCGGACGCTGA